The genome window GATTATAGAGATGCAGAACCTATCATCTTTAGAGAAAGAGGAATTGAGTTTATGTTGTTTCCAAATGGAGAATTTGATTTCAATACTAGACCTTCAGGGCCAAGATATACTCCAAATAGAACAAGTGGAGCTCCTGGAACAAGAGGTGGTTATTATGGAACTTCTGAAAGAGGTGTTAGAGTAGAACACGATAACTATGGTAGAGTAAGACGAGTTGAAAATGTTTACATCAACTACGATGCTTTTGGTAGAGTTAAAAGAATTGGAACTATATACATGAGCTATAACAGCTTTGCTGTAACAAGAGTTGGAAACATGAGAATTGTTTACGACAGAAGAGGACGAATTGTAGACGTTTATGGCTTTATCAACTATTCTAACAGCGGTTACACTTACAACCCAAGAGGAGCTCATTATTCTGGTGGAAATGGAGGTTATGGTTACGGAGATGATGACTATGATGATGATTATGGAAACGACGATGACTATTACTACTATAGAAAAGATGGTTCTAAAGCTAAAATGACTGATGATGACGTAAAAGAAATCAAAAGAGAAACTTTAGAAGTAAAAAAAGATAAATAAAAATTGGTTGGTTAGTTTGTTTTTTAAATCCTGCGGATTCTGGGAAGATGAAGCAGGATTTTTTATTGTATTAATCTAAAAAAACAACTGTTTATTTCTTGAAATTTTTTTTCAAAACCGAATTCATCACAAAATTAATATCTGAAGAGATTTTCAAATAATAGCTTAATCCCAAGTAGAAAATAGTTACTAAAATAGATTTCAAGATAATATTCACGAAAGGATGAAATGAAAAATCCCAATAATAGAATACAACAAAGCTCAACAATGTAACTCCCAAAGCCGTAATTGTATTCTTTGTAAACGGAAATAAATCCATTTTAAGCACTACAAAAAGCAATTTAGCTAAACTATATAGCGTAATTGAAATTAAAGTTGCTATCGCTGCTCCATTTAAGCCGTAAAGCGGAATGAAGATCATATTTAACGAAACAGTTAAAAAAACCAAGAACAACCCTAAAAATAAAACTGCTCTGTAGTACTTTGAATTAAAAATTATGGAATTATTATTTCCTAAAATCAAATCGAAATATTTTGAAACCCCAATTAAGAAAACAACTGCTACTCCATCGCTATAACCAGCTGGCATTACAGTATATAATTGGTTGATATTAACTAAAATTCCAATCAAAATTAAACCACCAATAACCTGAAGCGTAATTGACGATTTTTTATACAATTCATTTAGCTCATCGTGTTTCTTTTCGCTCATCAATTTTGCAGTAATTGGATATGTTATTTGATGCATTGCGCGACTTGGAACTGCAATAACTGTCGCAATAAAGATAGCGACAGAATAAAAAGCAATATTATTGATGTCGATATAAAAGTTAAGCATGAATTTATCTACATCCAATAATAAAGTAGCCACACTACCTGATAAAATAATGAAAAAACAATAAGTAAAAATCGCTTTGATATTATCTGGAAAAACTAAATTAAAGCTCGGTTTTTTTACTCGCATTGCATAAATAAACATCACAACTAGTGTTGCAAAGTAAATTCCCATCAATGCGAAAACAAATTGCTTTGGTGAAATATAATCGAAATAAACAGCGAATAGGAAAATCGAAATTAAAACACGCAACAGCACTTCTTTTACAAAACTTCCATAAACCGATTGCATATGTACTTTTACCCAAGCATAGAAAATCTCAAAATAACCCATACAAAGCCCTATTACAGGAATTTGCCACACATAATCATATACAATTTGATTTTTTTGAGATAATAAACTCGCTATTTGATGATAACCAAAAAAGCCCATTAAACTTATCGGAAGAATTATCAGCAAAGGCAAAACCAATACAAACGTTAGAAATTGCGATTTTTTTTCCTCGGTTTCGTATTCGTTATAGAATTTTACCAACGTATTATGAACTCCAAACGCCATTAATGGCATCATAATATTAGCGGCTGATAAAATAAACCCAACTAAACCATAAAATGTATCACCAAGAAATTGAGCATACATAAACAATGTGTTAATCGCACCAATTCCGAACCCAATATAGGTAATGATGGTGTTTTTAATCGATTGTTTAATGACAATTCCCATATTTTGAGTGAATAGTAATTAGTGATTAGTGATTAGCAATTTGGCTAATTTCTCTGTCAATGATTTTCTGCTGTATTGTTGTAAACCAACAGGATGTACTTTTAAATTATTTTGCTGAAATTGCTCGAAACAAGTTAGAATTTGTGTTTTTAAAGCTTCTAATTCGTCATATTTAAAGAAAGTTCCTGTATTGGTTTCCTTAATGATTTTAGCAAAATCGGCATGTTCTGGTCCGATAGCGATGATTGGTCGTTCCGAAACCATATATTCGAATAATTTTCCAGGAATAATACACTTGGTTTCTTCAGAGTCAATTTCAATTAGCAACAAAATCTGTGAACTTCTTTGCTCGATTATCGCTTCATCATGTGGCAAATAACCCAAATGATTAACATATTTATCCAGTTTGAATTCTTTTATCGTTTGAAACACATCAGCACTAACCGCTCCTATCAATTTTAATTGAAAATGCTTCTTGAATTCTGGATTTTCTTTGGCTAATTCCTTTAAAGCTTTCCATAAAATTCTTGGATTTCGAGCTGATAAAAACGAACCAATGTGTGCCAAAGTAAATTTTTCGTCCAAAGGCTTTTTAATTACTTTTTCTACATCATAACCATTCGTAATCACTTCAATTGGTTTTGAAGTAATGGCTTCAAATTCGACTTTTGTAGTTGGAGACGTTACAAGAAGCTGATCACAAGTGTTCATAACTTCTTTTTCTAACATTTTATGTTTATTTGCCGCCCACGAACTTAATTTTAACTGTTTGTGATAGCCAATAGTTGTCCAAGGATCACGAAAATCGGCCAACCAAGTAATATTCAATTCTTTTTTCAATTGTAAACCTATCAAATGCAAACTATGTGGCGGACCTGTTGTAATGATAGTATCGATTTGATGTTCTTGAAGATATTTTTTCAGAAACTTAACCGAAGGTTTTACCCAAAATACTCTTGCATCTGGAATAAAAACGTTACCACGAATCCAAAGCATTGCTTTTTCAACAAACGATTGCTTTTTTTTATTTGGAATAATTCCTGAACTGATTTTTTTAGTCTTATTTTTCGAAAAAACCGAAGCCAAACCATAAGGTTCAAAAATCTTCTTTTTAACAATTATCGCTTTATCTGAAACTTCACTTAATAATTTCTCATCAATTAAAGGATAAGTTGGATTTTCAGGTATATAAACATGAGGCTCAATATTAAAATCGGGTAAATATTTGACAAATTTCAACCAACGTTGCACACCCGGACCTCCTGCTGGTGGCCAGTAATACGAAATAATGAGTATTTTTTTGGTTGGTTTCAGCTTACAATTATGCTACAGATTGTTTTTTCTTGTTTTCAAAATATACGCCAGCTCCTATCAATAATAACATTCCGATAGAACTGATTAATGCAATCGTACTTCCTATTTTTACAACTTCAGGTTCAAATTTGAATTCAATAGTGTGTTTTCCTGCTGGAATTTGTAATCCTCTTAAAACGTAATTAACATTTAAAATTTCCGATTCTTTCCCGTCTATTGTAGCTTTCCAACCATTCTTGTAATACATTTCTGAGAAAACTGCGAACCCATTTTTAGAATTGTTTGAAACATATTTCAAATGGTTTGGTTTGTAAGAAATTAGTTGAATAGTTGATGTAGAATCTTTTGCAATGTTTTCTGCTCCTTTAAAATCATTTATAACCGAGTTTACAACAGCAACCTTCTTCGAATCTAAATTATCCAAAGCTTTCATTTCTTCATCGGCTGAATTCACAAACTTAATTTTTTCTACAAACCATGCACTTCCATTTGCGAAAGGATTGATAACTGGAATATCACCATCTCTTCCAGGAACTAGAACATATTTTACGTTTAACATATCCAAAACAGGATTACTTTTTGTAAAACTAAAGGTTTCTGAATCTATTGAATTGGCCAATTGAGAAATGTTTTTTTCAACATTATATTCAAATAACTGATCTACTCTTCTTGGACGAACCGCACTATAACCTCCAACAGCTTTGTGGAAATAAGATGTTCTTCCTTGTAATCTTCCTTGAATTTCGTAAACTCTATAATTCGATGTGTCTTTTAAAATTTGCATATCAGCTTCGGTTGCTTCAAAAGGCATATCTACTTCGCGAGCACTTCTAAATTGGCTTGGATTGTTATTCAAATAACGTTTGTCAACCATAAACAAGTCCGAAACCATAAAGAATCCTACTAAAACAATTGCAGTAGTTTGAGCCAATTTGTTTTGGATATATAACCATAAAATAACTGCTGCAGCTAACATGAATAAGCCTGAACGCATTAAATCGCTAGTATAGAAATTCATTCTATCTTCTTTTAAAGCGTTTATAAAACTGATTCCAAAAGATTTATCTTGACTTTCGCCAAACATTTGCATTAATTGTTGGTCAATTGGAGCCGAAAAATTAAAGAATCCTTTTGCTAAAAATAATACAACTACCAATCCTAAACTTGTAGCAGCTGCTTTCCATAAACTTGTCCATTGCGCTTCTTTTTCTGAGGTAAAAAACGATTGAAGTCCCATAATTGCTAAAACTGGGAAACACAATTCTAATACAACCTGAATAGAAGAAACCGCACGAAACTTATCGTATAAAGGGACAAAATCAACAAAAAATCGAGTTAAAGCATCGAAATTTTTACCCCAAGAAAGCAATAAAGAAAGAATAGCTCCTGCTAAGAATAAATATTTTACTTTACGTTTGTCGTGATATAATCCTAAAACGGCCAAGAAAAACACAATAGCTCCAATATAGGCTGGCGCTTCTACAATAGGTTGTTCACCCCAATATGTTTTTCCATAATATTGAACTGTTTGCAATGCTTCAGAAGGTGTAGCACCGTAATTTAATAGAAATTCATATAAAGCTGATTTTTCATCTAATTCTTCTCCATTTCCACCACCAAAAAGTCTCGGTGCTATAAGATTAAAACTTTCTGCAACACCATAACTATACTCAGTAATATATTCATACTTCATTGAAGAATCCTCAGTATTTTTTGAACCATCCGCATTAAAAGTCAATTCACTTTTACCACGAATACTGTGGCTTGCATATTCTGAAGTTGCCATTAAATTAGTAGCATTAGCTCCAAGTGCTAAAACTCCAGCAATTGCAAAAACACCTACTATTTTACCTAATTCTTTAAATTCTTTATTCTTAGCTGCAATAACAATATAGTAAACTGCAATAATGGCTAACAACAATAATAAATAATAAGTCATTTGGAAGTGATTTGCATTGATTTCCAATGCAGCTGCTACCATAGTTAGCAAACCTCCAATAATATATTTTCTTTGAAAAACCAATAAAACTCCCGCAACTACCATAGGCATATAGGCAATAGCGTGTGCTTTAGCATTATGACCTACACCTAAAATTATAATTAAATAGGTTGAAAATCCGAAGGCTAAAGCTCCAAAAAAAGCTTTTAATGGATCTACTTTCAACACCATCAATAACACATAAAACCCTAAAAAATAAAGGAATAAATAATCCGCCGGACGAGGTAAAAAACGTAAAGCATCATCTAACATACCAATTACATCGTTTGGATATTTTGCCCCTAACTGATAAGTAGGCATTCCTCCAAAAGCACTATTTGTCCAATATGGCTCCTCACCTGTTTCTTTTCTAAATTCTATTTGTTCTTTTGCCATTCCGGTATATTGAACAATATCCGATTGGAAAATTTTATTACCTTGTAATACTGGGTAAAAGTAAATTAGGGAAACTAAAACAAATCCTACTAAAACTAATAAATGAGGATATAATGCTTTGATATTTTTCATATGTAGTAAATGATGAATATAAGGTGCTAAAGTAATTAAAAAAAGGATATTGTTACAATATCCTTTTAAGTAAGTTGATAAACAAAAAATTATTTTACTTCTTCATAATCGATGTATTCTCCTACTTCTTTCTTTGGTTTCGGAGTTGCTTTCGTAGCTTGAGAAGCATTGTATTGTTGATCTTGTTGTTGTCTGTATTGTTCTTGCATTTTATCTTGCATCTTGTTTACAGCCTTTTGAACCAAAATTGGTGCAAATAATCGCACTGCAAACTTAAACAAGTAATAAAATAAAACTATAATTCCTAAGGTTCTTAAAAAACCTGAAAAAGAAGCCATTTCCATTGATAAACATTTTAAAATTCAAAAATACAGATATTGGTTGGTAAAACTTCAAAATTGTTTCATAAAATTATGATAAAATAACTATTTTTGGACATAAATCATTTTTTATGAAATCAATTCAAACACTTTCTGTTCTAATTTTTGGCATTATGTCTCAAGTTTCATTTGCACAATTTACAGATGAAATTAATTCAAATCGCCCTGGAAAATCGATGATGGCATATGCTGTTGGAAAAAAAATCATACAAGCTGAAACTGGAGTAACCTATGTTTCAGAAGACCACAACTTATTAAACTATGAAGCAAAAGGTTTTATTGGTGAATTGGTTTTACGCTATGGTGTTTGGAAAGAAGAATTAGAAGTAATTGGAGAAATCCAGTATCAGAATGACAAACTTACTTCTGGAGCTTTTGAAGAAAGTAGAAGTGGATTTAAACAATTGACTCTTGGAGCAAAATATTTAATCTACGATCCTTTTAAAAACTACGAGGAAAAAGTAAATATATACAGCTGGAAAGCAAACAAAAAATTCAAATGGAGACAATTTATTCCTGCTTTTGCTATGTATGCAGGTGCTAACTTCAGCGTAGGCGAAACTCCATTTAATTATGCTCCTGCAAATATTGAAGAACCAAGCTTTAGCCCTAAAGTAACTGCAATTGCTCAAAATCACTTTGGTGGAAGATGGGTTTTAGTTACTAATTTAACTTATGATAAAATAGGAACTGATTTTGCATCAATCAATTACATTTTAACTTTAACAAGAGGATTCAATGCACAATGGTCGGGATTTATTGAAAATCAAGGTTATATGGGCGACTATTATAGCGATGGTGTTTTAAGATTAGGAGCAGCATTTTTGTTTGACAAAAACATGCAAGTAGATGCTTCTATTGGAAAAAACTTAAAAAACACACCTGGCCTTTTTAATGCCGGAATTGGTTTTTCTTGGCGTTTTGCAGATCAATACCAAGAAGTTCAAATGGCAAAACCGGGAACTGAAAGCAAAACCGATAAAAAAGTGAAGAAAAAAGCTGAAAAAGAAGCTAAGAAAAGAAAAGATGCAGTAGAATAAAATGATAACAATTAAGGAAGCACTCACAAAAAAAGAAATGAAAGATTACGTTATGTTTTCTTTCGAATTATACAAAAACAATCCGAACTGGATTCCGCCAATTATAGCGGAAGAATTAGAAACCTTTGACAAAACAAAAAATCCTGCACTTTTAACTGCAGAAGCACATTTTTATTTAGCATACAAAGACGGTAAAATTGTTGGTAAAGTAGCAGCCATTATCAATTGGGACGAAGTTAACATCTTACATAAAAGAAAAACTCGTTTTGGATGGTTTGATGCAATTGATGATATTGAAGTAACAAAAGCGTTGTTAAATAAAGTTGAAGAATTAGGTAGAAAACACAACATGGACCATATTGAAGGTCCAATGGGTTTCTCAAATCTTGATAAAGTTGGGATATTAAGCGAAGGTTTTGATCAATTAGGCAATATGATTACTTGGTACAGTCAACCTTATTACATTACGCATTTAGAACAGCTTGGCTATATAAAAGAGAAAGAATACATAGAAAGCGACTTTTCTTTCAATGGGATTAATCCTGAGCCTTTTCAGAAGGCTAGCGAGCTGATTAAGAAACGTTACGAATTGCGTTGTTTGAACTTCACTAAAACAAAAGACATAATGCCTTATGTGGACAAAATGTTTGATTTGTTCAATGAAACATATTCAAAACTGCAATCTTTTGTTCCAATAAACGATATTCAAAAAGCTTATTTTAAAAAGAAATATATTGGATTTATCAACCCTGAGTTTATCAAATTCATCGTTGACAAAAACGACAACATGATTGCTTTTGCTATTGTAATGCCAGGTTTTGCTCAGGCTTTAAAAAAAGCGAATGGTAAACTTTTTCCTTTTGGATTTTATCATTTGTTACAAGCGCGTAAACATTCAAAAGAAGTTGTTTTTTACTTAATTGGCGTAACGCCTGAATATCAAAGCAAAGGTGTAACGGCAATTGTTTTTGAAGAATATTATAAAGTTTGTGAAGCAAAAGGCATTGAAACTTGTATCAGAACACCAGAGTTAGAAGAAAATCATGCTATTCACAACTTATGGAAGCACTTTAATTCGAAAATAAACAAACGAAGAAGAACCTATAAAAAGGAATTATTATAAAACAAAAAGGGATTCAAATTGAATCCCTTTTTTTATATCTTAAACTAAAAAGTTTATTCTACATTTTGAACATTTGCTTCTGCAATTTTTGCATAAGTTCCGTTTACTAATTTTTCACGGATAGCTTCAAAAGCAGCTAAAGTTTCACTAATATCTTCCATTGTATGAGAAGCTGTAGGAATCATTCTCAATAAAATAATACCTTTAGGAATTACTGGATAAACAACAATCGATAAGAAAATTCCATAATTTTCACGTAAATCGTTTACCATAACCATTGCTTCTGGAATTGAACCTTCTAAGTAAACAGGAGTAATACAAGTATTGGTATCACCAATGTTGAAACCTCTATCTTTCAATCCATTTTGTAACGCATTTACATTCTCCCATAATTTATCTTTAATTTCAGAAGAATTACGTAAAAGCTCTAAACGTTTTAACGAACCAATAGTTTGAATCATTGGCAACGCTTTAGCAAACATTTGCGAACGTAAATTATATTTTAAATAATCGATAATGTCTTTATCAGCAGCAACGAATGCTCCAATATTTGCCATTGATTTAGCAAAAGTTGAGAAATACACATCGATTCCGTCTTGACAGCCTTGCTCTTCTCCTGCTCCAGCACCTGTTTTACCTAATGTACCAAAACCATGAGCATCGTCAACTAACAAACGGAAATTGTATTTTTCTTTCATTGCTACAATTTCTTTCAATTTACCTTGTTGACCTCGCATTCCGAAAACACCTTCAGTAATGAATAAGATTCCACCTCCTGTTTCCGTAGCCATTTTAGTAGCACGTTGCAGGTTTTTCTCCATACTTTCTAAATCATTATGCTTGTAAGTGAAACGTTTTCCCATGTGTAAACGTACACCATCAATAATACAAGCATGAGAATCTACATCGTATACAATGATATCGTTTTTAGTTACTAAAGCATCAATAATAGACACCATTCCTTGGTAACCAAAATTTAATAAATAAGCTGATTCTTTCATTACAAAAGCAGCCAATTCTTTTTCTAATTGTTCGTGATAATTTGTATGACCACTCATCATACGAGCACCCATTGGGTAAGCTGCTCCATATTGTTTTGCTGCTTCTTCGTCAGCTTTTCTCACTTCTGGATGATTTGCTAAACCTAAATAATCGTTGATACTCCAGTTTAAGATTTTCTTTCCATGGAACATCATTCTTGGACCTAATTCACCTTCTAATTTAGGAAATACATAATATCCTTCTGCTTGTGAAGCCCATTTTCCTAACGGACCTTTATTGTTTTGAATTCTTTCGAATAAATCTTTTACCATGATATATAATAGGTGTTAAAAACGAAGCAAAAGTATAAAGAAAAAAGTTTTTATTATAAATTTTAAGCCTAAAAAAATTCACTGATAAAATAAAAATTCAAAAAAGCTTGGTAAATCAATAAATGCAATTACCTTTGCACCGAACGACACAGAAATGTGGTTACACGTTTACCTTAAAAGTCGGGGGCTCCACCTCGACTTTTTGCTTTTTATACATTTCGTATCTTTGTTTTTTTAAATCATTTTTCATGAAACTCGTATTCGCATCCAACAACAAAAATAAAATTCAGGAAATTCAGGCTTTAGTTTCAAATTCTATTCAAATTCTTAGTTTAGAAGAAATTGGATGTACAGAAGATATTCCAGAAACCGCTGATACCATTGAAGGAAATGCTATTTTAAAAGCAAATTACGTTACCGAGAAATATGGTTACAATTGTTTTGCAGATGACACTGGTTTAGAAGTTTATGCTTTAAATGGTGCTCCTGGAGTGTATTCTGCTCGTTATGCAGGCGAACAAAAAGATGCCAACGATAATATGGATAAACTTTTAGATGAATTAAAAGATAAATCGAATCGAAAAGCTAATTTTAAAACCGTTATTGCTTTAAACCTTAACGGGAAGCAAAACTTATTTACCGGAATCATCAATGGAAAAATCATTGAAGAAAAAATTGGAACTAACGGTTTTGGCTATGACCCAATTTTTGTAGCAGATGGATATGAAAAAACCTTTGCTGAATTGACAATGGAAGAAAAATCAACTATTAGTCACAGAGGAATTGCAGTTAAAGAACTTATTCTTTTTTTGCAAAAACAGAACCTATAGGCAAACTCCAGTTGTATTTAAAAGCAATTAATCGGAATGTAATAATAAAAACCGCGACTATTAATGAAATAATATCGCTTTGTATTTGTAAATCTTGCAAAAGAAAAAACAAAATTCCACCTGCAATACAAAGCGTAGCATAAATTTCCTTTCGGAATAAAACCGGAATTTCATTACACAAAATATCGCGAATTACTCCACCAAAAGTAGCCGTAATAGTTCCTAAGATTACACAAATCACTGGACTCAAACCAAATTCCAAACCTTTTTCTAAACCTATTAAGGTAAAAACCCCTAATCCAATCGTATCAAATAAGAACATCGAGATACGCAAACGCTCTAAATAGCGATTGAAAACAACTGAAAGAAAAAATCCAAGGGTAATAATGTAAACATAATCGATATCTAACATCCATCCTACTGGCGTTCTTCCTATCATGACATCGCGAACTGTTCCGCCTCCTAAAGCCGTTACAAAAGCAATACAATACACACCAAATAAATCTAATTTCTTGTAAATAGCAGTCAATGCACCCGAAATAGCAAATACTAAAGTTCCGATAATATCTAACAATTCAAACATCTTATATCATTTCTTACAAAAGTACTTCATTTTTCAGTTTTTTATAACCAATTTTTTATCGCGTTTCATTTTTATAAAAGACATTTAAAACCATTAAAATATAACAAATTGAAAATCAGTTAATAACAAATTAGCTAATCTAGTTTTTTAAGCGTACCTTTGCACCCAATTTAAAATATTTTATGAATAAATTTGAACAATTAGGATTGAATGAGTCGCTACTGCTGGCGATTAAAGATCTAGGATTTGAGAATCCGTCAGAAGTCCAAGAAAAAGCGATTCCAGTACTATTGGAACAAAACACAGACTTAGTAGCCTTAGCGCAAACAGGAACAGGAAAAACCGCAGCTTTTGGTTTTCCTTTAATTCAAAAAATTGATGCTGAAAACAGAAACACGCAAGCATTAATTTTATCGCCAACACGTGAGTTATGCTTACAAATCACCAACGAAATTAAACTTTATTCAAAGTACATAAAAGGGTTACACACTGTGGCTGTTTATGGTGGTGCAAGCATTACAGAACAAGCTAGAGAAGTAAAACGTGGAGCTCAAATTATTGTAGCTACACCTGGTAGAATGCAAGACATGATTAACAGAGGTCTTGTAAACATTAAAAACATTGATTTCTGTGTCTTAGATGAGGCAGATGAAATGTTAAACATGGGATTCTACGAAGACATTTGTTCCATCTTATCGGACACACCAGACGAAAAAAACACTTGGTTATTCTCTGCAACTATGCCACAAGAAGTTGCGCGTATTGCAAAACAATTCATGTCGAACCCAGAAGAAATTACGGTTGGACATAAAAATTCAGGTTCTGCTACAGTTTCTCACGAATATTACGTAGTAAACGCTAGAGACCGTTATGAAGCATTAAAACGTTTAGCAGATGCTAATCCAGATATTTTTTCAGTTGTTTTTTGTAGAACAAAACGTGATACACAAGCGGTTGCCGAAAAATTAATCGAAGACGGGTATAACGCAGCAGCATTACACGGTGACTTATCGCAAGCACAACGTGATGGTGTAATGAAATCATTCAGAGGGCGTCAAATTCAAATGTTGGTTGCAACAGACGTTGCTGCTCGTGGAATTGATGTTGATAATGTTACTCACGTAGTAAACTATCAATTACCAGACGAAATTGAAACATACAACCACCGTTCAGGAAGAACAGGTAGAGCTGGAAAATTAGGAACTTCTATTGTAATCGTTACAAAAAGTGAATTAAGAAAAATCCACTCTATTGAACGTATCATCAAACAAAAATTCGAAGAAAAAACAATTCCTTCTGGAATTGAAATCTGCGAAATTCAGTTATTACATTTAGCTAATAAAATTCACGATACAGAAGTTGATCACGAAATTGACAACTACTTACCAGCTATTTATGAAGTTTTCCAAGATTTATCTAAAGAAGAATTGATTAAAAGAATGGTTTCTGTAGAATTTAATAGATTCTTAAACTACTACAAAAAGAAACGTGATATTGCTTCTGAAAGAAGTGAAAGAAGTTCTGAACCAAGAGAAATTAGAGCTGGAGATCCAGTTCGTTATTTCATTAATATTGGTGCAAGAGACGATTTCGATTGGATGCAATTAAAAGACTTCCTAAAAGAAACTTTAGAATTAGGTCGTGATGACGTATTTAAAGTAGATGTTAAAGAAGGTTTCTCTTTCTTCAATACCGATGGTGAACATACTGAAAAAGTAATGGAAACTTTAAATGGTTTTGATTTAAACGGAAGAAGAATCAACGTTGAAATCTCTAAAAACGACGGAGGAAGCAGTTCTAGACGCGATCATAATGGAAGAAATTCTGGTGGTGGAAGAAGAGAAGGCGGTTTTAGAGGTGAAAGAAGCGGTGCACCAAGAAGAGAAGGCGGCTTTAGAGGTGAAAGAAACAGTTCTGCTCCAAGAAGAGAAGGTGGTTTTAGAGGCGAAAGAAGTAGCTCAGCTCCAAGAAGAGAAGGTAGTTCTGACAGATCTTCTAGAAGAACAGAAAGTTCTGGAGATGCTTCAAGACCAAGAAGACCAAGAAGAAGCTAACAATTTTCGTTAATTTTCTTATAAATTTATAAAAAACTACAAAATATCACCTTGAGATTCGTATTTTTGAATCAATAATTAAGGAATGAGATATTTTGTAGTTTTTCTTTTTGTACTAGTTTCAAATTTTTGTTTTTCACAAAACGATACGCTTGTGACAAACATTAAAGGTACTGTTATTCAAAACGAAACAAAGCTTCCAATGAGCAATGTTCACGTTATTAATGCTTCACGCGTAAAAGGAACAGTTACTTCTCCTAGCGGAACATTTGAAATTGATGCCAAGGTAAACGACACTTTATTATTTTCTTATTTAGGTTACGAAACTATTAAAGTTAAAGTAACAAACGACTGGATA of Flavobacterium channae contains these proteins:
- a CDS encoding GNAT family N-acetyltransferase; translation: MITIKEALTKKEMKDYVMFSFELYKNNPNWIPPIIAEELETFDKTKNPALLTAEAHFYLAYKDGKIVGKVAAIINWDEVNILHKRKTRFGWFDAIDDIEVTKALLNKVEELGRKHNMDHIEGPMGFSNLDKVGILSEGFDQLGNMITWYSQPYYITHLEQLGYIKEKEYIESDFSFNGINPEPFQKASELIKKRYELRCLNFTKTKDIMPYVDKMFDLFNETYSKLQSFVPINDIQKAYFKKKYIGFINPEFIKFIVDKNDNMIAFAIVMPGFAQALKKANGKLFPFGFYHLLQARKHSKEVVFYLIGVTPEYQSKGVTAIVFEEYYKVCEAKGIETCIRTPELEENHAIHNLWKHFNSKINKRRRTYKKELL
- a CDS encoding aminotransferase class I/II-fold pyridoxal phosphate-dependent enzyme, with the translated sequence MVKDLFERIQNNKGPLGKWASQAEGYYVFPKLEGELGPRMMFHGKKILNWSINDYLGLANHPEVRKADEEAAKQYGAAYPMGARMMSGHTNYHEQLEKELAAFVMKESAYLLNFGYQGMVSIIDALVTKNDIIVYDVDSHACIIDGVRLHMGKRFTYKHNDLESMEKNLQRATKMATETGGGILFITEGVFGMRGQQGKLKEIVAMKEKYNFRLLVDDAHGFGTLGKTGAGAGEEQGCQDGIDVYFSTFAKSMANIGAFVAADKDIIDYLKYNLRSQMFAKALPMIQTIGSLKRLELLRNSSEIKDKLWENVNALQNGLKDRGFNIGDTNTCITPVYLEGSIPEAMVMVNDLRENYGIFLSIVVYPVIPKGIILLRMIPTASHTMEDISETLAAFEAIREKLVNGTYAKIAEANVQNVE
- a CDS encoding non-canonical purine NTP diphosphatase, encoding MKLVFASNNKNKIQEIQALVSNSIQILSLEEIGCTEDIPETADTIEGNAILKANYVTEKYGYNCFADDTGLEVYALNGAPGVYSARYAGEQKDANDNMDKLLDELKDKSNRKANFKTVIALNLNGKQNLFTGIINGKIIEEKIGTNGFGYDPIFVADGYEKTFAELTMEEKSTISHRGIAVKELILFLQKQNL
- a CDS encoding trimeric intracellular cation channel family protein codes for the protein MFELLDIIGTLVFAISGALTAIYKKLDLFGVYCIAFVTALGGGTVRDVMIGRTPVGWMLDIDYVYIITLGFFLSVVFNRYLERLRISMFLFDTIGLGVFTLIGLEKGLEFGLSPVICVILGTITATFGGVIRDILCNEIPVLFRKEIYATLCIAGGILFFLLQDLQIQSDIISLIVAVFIITFRLIAFKYNWSLPIGSVFAKKE
- a CDS encoding DEAD/DEAH box helicase, encoding MNKFEQLGLNESLLLAIKDLGFENPSEVQEKAIPVLLEQNTDLVALAQTGTGKTAAFGFPLIQKIDAENRNTQALILSPTRELCLQITNEIKLYSKYIKGLHTVAVYGGASITEQAREVKRGAQIIVATPGRMQDMINRGLVNIKNIDFCVLDEADEMLNMGFYEDICSILSDTPDEKNTWLFSATMPQEVARIAKQFMSNPEEITVGHKNSGSATVSHEYYVVNARDRYEALKRLADANPDIFSVVFCRTKRDTQAVAEKLIEDGYNAAALHGDLSQAQRDGVMKSFRGRQIQMLVATDVAARGIDVDNVTHVVNYQLPDEIETYNHRSGRTGRAGKLGTSIVIVTKSELRKIHSIERIIKQKFEEKTIPSGIEICEIQLLHLANKIHDTEVDHEIDNYLPAIYEVFQDLSKEELIKRMVSVEFNRFLNYYKKKRDIASERSERSSEPREIRAGDPVRYFINIGARDDFDWMQLKDFLKETLELGRDDVFKVDVKEGFSFFNTDGEHTEKVMETLNGFDLNGRRINVEISKNDGGSSSRRDHNGRNSGGGRREGGFRGERSGAPRREGGFRGERNSSAPRREGGFRGERSSSAPRREGSSDRSSRRTESSGDASRPRRPRRS